The genomic window GCCGAGCAGAGCTGGCAAGCGTGGCGGGACGCCGTGGACCGCGAGTACTGGCGGTTGAAGGAGCACCACGAGCACATGGTCGTGTGCGGGCTCTCGATGGGCGGCGCCCTGGCCCTGCACACCGCGGAACGGCGCGAGGTGGCCGGGGTGCTGCTCGTGAACCCCGCGCTCGCGCTGGTGAACCGCGCCGCCCGGTTCAGCCGGGTGCTGGCCCGTGCCGTGCCGTCCCTGCCCGGGATCGGCAGCGACATCCGGCGGGAGTCGGTGCTCGAGTCCGCCTACGACCGCACCCCGCTGGCGGCCGTGGCGCAGCTCAACGTGCTCATGCACCGCACGGCCAGGATGCTGCCCGCGGTGACCGCCCCCGTGATCGTCTTCCGCTCCGAGGAGGACCACGTGGTCTCCGGGACCTCCGCGGACCTGGTGGCGCGGCGCGCCACGGGCCCGGTGCGCGTGGTCCCCCTGCCGGACAGCTACCACGTGGCCACCCTGGACCACGACGCCCCGCTCATCGAGGCCCGGTCCCGGGACGCGGTGCAGCGGATCTCCCGCGGTGAGCCGTTCCTGCCGGAGGTCCGGGAGTGAGCGACCGCGAGCCCTCGCAGGACCCGTTCGAGAGGATCATCCGCGCCAACACGTGGGACGACGTCCCGCGCGACGACGAGGACATGGAGCCGTGGGCCGAGGACTTCGAGTGGGACGCGGCCCAGCAGCCGCCCCAGGAGATTCCCCGTGAGCTCGCCGAGGAGGACGGCGACGCCGCCTACGACCCCGATCCCGGCCCCGTGACGAGCGGGATCTCCCCCGGCATGCTGCGCGCCCTGAGCGCGGTGCTCGCCGTGCTCGTGGTGATGCTTGGGCTGGCCGCGCTGCCGGGCAGGCTGCCCGCCCCGGTGTGGGCCGCGGGGATCGCGGCCCTCGTGGGGGCCCTGTTCCTGGTCTTCCGGGCCCTGCCCCGGGACTCCCCCCGGGACGACGACGGCGCCGTGCTGTGATCCGGGGTCTCACACCCCGCCCACCCGGCTCGGACGCGAGGCACGACGCGCCCGGGTCCCCGCCGCCGCGCCGGTCCGGGGCCGTGGCGCACGGCGCCGGTTTGTATGGACACGTCCACGGTCGGCATGGTGTGAAGGTGAACACACCGTAAACTGAGACGGAATCTCGCCAGGAAGGTACTCCCATGAGACGCGTCAGCGCCCCGGCCATCGTCGATCCCCTGCCGTACCCGGGGATCGCGCACATCCTCGAGGAGCGTGCCCGCACGCGTCCGGACCTCGTGCTCTACACGATCCTCGCCAAGGGGCGGGAGCGGGACGTCACCGCCCGCGAGTTCCGCGCCGAGGTGGTGGCCCTGGCCCGCGGGATGGCCGCGCAGGGCATCCGCCCCGGGGACCGCGTGGGGCTGCTGAGCCGCACCCGCTACGAGTGGACGCTCGTGGACTTCGCGCTGTGGTGGCTCGGTGCCGTCCCCGTGCCGGTCTACGACACCTCCTCCCCGGACCAGATCGCGTGGATCCTCTCGGACTCCCGCGCCACCGCGGTGTTCGTGGAGTCGGACGAGCTCGCGCAGCGGGTGCGCGAGGCGGACGGGATCACGGCGTTCCCGGCCGCGCAGCGCATCCGGGTCTTCGACACGGACACCCCGGAGCTCTCGCTCGAGGCCGTGGTGCAGGCCGGTGCCGGGCGCGAGGACCTTGAGACCCCCTACGACGGCGTGAGCCTGGACGACGCCGCCACGCTCATCTACACCTCCGGGACCACCGGGCCGCCCAAGGGCTGCGAGCTGACCCACCGCAACTTTGTGGCGTGCTCCCAGAACGCCATCCCCGTGGCCGGTGAGCTCATGCACGAGGGCGCGCGCACCCTGCTGTTCCTGCCGCTGGCCCACGTGTTCGCGCGGTTCGTGGAGGTCACTTCCCTGGACGCCGGCATCGCCCTGGCCCACACCCCGGACGTCTCCCAGCTCATGGACGACCTCGCCCGCTTCAAGCCCACCTTCATCCTGGCGGTGCCGCGGGTCTTCGAGAAGATCCTGGCGGGAGCCCGTTTCAAGGCCCAGGCGGGATCGCCGGTGAAGAAGCTGATCTTCGAGCGCGCGGTGGCCACGGCGGCCGCGTGGTCCAAGGCCTCCCAGCAGGGCCGGGTCTCGCCGTGGCTCGCGGCGCGCCACCGGCTCTACGACAAGCTGGTCTACTCCACCCTGCGGGAGGCCATGGGCGGCGAGGTCCGCTACGCCGTCTCGGGCGGCGCGGCGCTGGGCGAGTACTTGGCCCACTTCTTCAACGGCATCGGCGTGTTCGTGGTGGAAGGCTACGGGCTCACCGAGACCACCGCTCCCATCTCCGCGAACGTGCCGAGCATCAACCGGCTGGGCACCGTGGGCCACCCCATGCCCGGCAACGAGGTGGCCATCGCGGAGGACGGCGAGATCCTGGTGCGCGGTGTGAACGTCTTCGAGCGCTACAACGGGCTGCCGGAGAAGACCGCCGAGGCCTTCCGGGACGGCTGGTTCGCCACCGGGGACCTCGGGCACCTCGATGACGAGGGGCTGCTCACCGTCACGGGGCGCAAGAAGGAGATCATCGTCACCGCGAGCGGGAAGAACGTGATCCCCACGCAGCTGGAGGACCCCATCCGGGCCTCCGCCACGGTGGGCCAGATCATGGTGGTCGGGGACAACCGGCCGTTCGTGGCCGCGCTGATCACCCTGGATCCCGAGACCCTGCCGAACGTCCTGCCCACCCTGGGCCTCGACCCCGGGCTGAGCCTCGCGCAGGCCGCGCGGGAACCGGCCGTGGTGCACCACGTCCAGCGCATCGTGGACCACGCCAACACCAAGGTCTCGCGGGCCGAGGGCATCAAGGCGTTCCGTATCCTGGACCGGGACCTCACGGTCGCGGACGGCTATCTCACGCCGTCCCTGAAGCTCAAGCGCGCCAAGGTCACCGAGGACTTCTCGGACGTCATCGAGCAGATCTACACGAAGTAGCCGCAGCGCACGACGCCGCCGGCACTCCTGCGCGCGAGGGTGCCGGCGGCGTCGTCGTTCAGTCCGCGCGCTGGCCGGGGACGTCCAGGCCGAGCAGTGCGTTCTCCACGACCTCCGCGAGCGCAGGATGGATCCAGTACTGGCCGCGCGCCATCTCGTGGGCCCGCAACCCGAAGGACATGCCCTGGACGAGCGGCTGGATCAGGTTGGACGAGTCCCGCCCGATCAGGTGCGCGCCCAGCAGCTCACCGGTGCGGGCGTTCGCGATGAGTTTGCAGATCCCGGCGTGGTCCTCCATGGCCCAGCCGTAGGCCACGTCCCCGAAGTCCTGTTCCTTGACCGTGATCCGCTCGTCGTTGCGGGCGGCCCAGTCACGGGCCTGGTCCTCGGTCATGCCCACGGATGCGATCTGGGGTTCGGTGAACACGGCGGAGGGCACGTAGCGGTGGTCGGTCGCGCGCAGCTCCTGCGGGTGCACCACGTTGTGGGAGACCGTGCGGGCCTCGGCATTGGCCACGTGCTTGAGCTGGAACGGGGAGCACACGTCCCCGAGCGCCCACAGACCACTCACGGGTTCCCCGCCGGAAAGCACACGCTGGTACTCGTCCACGGCGAGCAGGCCGGTGTCGGTGACATCCAGGTGGGCGGCCTCCGGGCGCAGGGTGTCCGCGTTGGGGACCCTGCCCGTGGCCAGCAGGACGACGTCGGCAGTGCCGTCCCAGTGCTGACTGGAACCGTCGGAGGCCTGCGCTGACACCGTCAGGCGGCCGTCCTCGGCGCGCTCGATCCCGGACAGCGTCCACCCGAGTTGCAGGTCCCACTGTTCGGCGGCCTCGCGCGTGAAGCGTTCGGCGATCGTGTCGTCGTGTTCGCGCAGCAAACGCTGCGAACGGTTGAGCTGGGTCACGGATGCGCCCAGTCCGCGGAAGACGTGGCAGAACTCGGCGGCCACGTACCCGCCGCCCACCACGATGACGTCCCGGGGGAACTCGTCCAGGCGCATCACGGTGTCCGAGGTGTGTACCCCGGGCAGGTCGGCACCCGGCACGTCCGGGATGCGGACCCGCGAACCGTTGGCCAGCACGATCTGATCGGCGGTGATCCGCTGCCCGGACTCGGTCTCGAGGACCTTGGGTTCCACGAAGTGCACGTACTCCTGGATCACCGTGACGTTGTCGAGCGACTCGCGGTACTGCAGCCCGTTCTTCGAGATGGCGTCGATCCGGGCGAAGATCCGATCCCGCATGCCGGGCCAGTCCACACCCTCGATCACGGCGTCCAGGCCCAGCCGAATGGCGTCCCGCGCCTGGTCCCCCACGGTGGCCGGGTAGGCGTACATCTTGGTGGGGATGCACCCCACGTTCAGACATGTCCCCCCGAACCGGCCGGGTTCCACGATGGCGACGTCCAGGTCCCGGTACTCGTCCGTGAGGATCGAGTTACCCGAGCCGGAGCCGACAATGATCAGGTCAAAAGATCGCATGCGCCCCATCCTAGGACCCGACGACGACGCCGCCCGGCGCGGTGCGCGGGCGGCGTCGTGCGCACCGGCCCAGCGGACACGGTGGGTGCCGCGGGGCCGGTGGGTGCGGAGGGACTACTGCGGGTCGATCACCAGCACGAGGTCCCCGCCGCTGACATGGGCGGTGTCCGCGAGCGCGACCCGGGAGACGGTCCCGGCCACGGGGGCGGTGATGGAGGCCTCCATCTTCATGGCCTCGATCGTGGCCACGGAGTCCCCGGCGGAGACGGTGTCCCCCTC from Kocuria rhizophila DC2201 includes these protein-coding regions:
- a CDS encoding AMP-dependent synthetase/ligase — translated: MRRVSAPAIVDPLPYPGIAHILEERARTRPDLVLYTILAKGRERDVTAREFRAEVVALARGMAAQGIRPGDRVGLLSRTRYEWTLVDFALWWLGAVPVPVYDTSSPDQIAWILSDSRATAVFVESDELAQRVREADGITAFPAAQRIRVFDTDTPELSLEAVVQAGAGREDLETPYDGVSLDDAATLIYTSGTTGPPKGCELTHRNFVACSQNAIPVAGELMHEGARTLLFLPLAHVFARFVEVTSLDAGIALAHTPDVSQLMDDLARFKPTFILAVPRVFEKILAGARFKAQAGSPVKKLIFERAVATAAAWSKASQQGRVSPWLAARHRLYDKLVYSTLREAMGGEVRYAVSGGAALGEYLAHFFNGIGVFVVEGYGLTETTAPISANVPSINRLGTVGHPMPGNEVAIAEDGEILVRGVNVFERYNGLPEKTAEAFRDGWFATGDLGHLDDEGLLTVTGRKKEIIVTASGKNVIPTQLEDPIRASATVGQIMVVGDNRPFVAALITLDPETLPNVLPTLGLDPGLSLAQAAREPAVVHHVQRIVDHANTKVSRAEGIKAFRILDRDLTVADGYLTPSLKLKRAKVTEDFSDVIEQIYTK
- a CDS encoding alpha/beta hydrolase, which gives rise to MSTQQPDHGPLHLPGTSSVGVLVLHGFTSTTASVRDWARAIHTATDDAGAHPGVSVPLLPGHGTQWQDLAEQSWQAWRDAVDREYWRLKEHHEHMVVCGLSMGGALALHTAERREVAGVLLVNPALALVNRAARFSRVLARAVPSLPGIGSDIRRESVLESAYDRTPLAAVAQLNVLMHRTARMLPAVTAPVIVFRSEEDHVVSGTSADLVARRATGPVRVVPLPDSYHVATLDHDAPLIEARSRDAVQRISRGEPFLPEVRE
- a CDS encoding mycothione reductase; protein product: MRSFDLIIVGSGSGNSILTDEYRDLDVAIVEPGRFGGTCLNVGCIPTKMYAYPATVGDQARDAIRLGLDAVIEGVDWPGMRDRIFARIDAISKNGLQYRESLDNVTVIQEYVHFVEPKVLETESGQRITADQIVLANGSRVRIPDVPGADLPGVHTSDTVMRLDEFPRDVIVVGGGYVAAEFCHVFRGLGASVTQLNRSQRLLREHDDTIAERFTREAAEQWDLQLGWTLSGIERAEDGRLTVSAQASDGSSQHWDGTADVVLLATGRVPNADTLRPEAAHLDVTDTGLLAVDEYQRVLSGGEPVSGLWALGDVCSPFQLKHVANAEARTVSHNVVHPQELRATDHRYVPSAVFTEPQIASVGMTEDQARDWAARNDERITVKEQDFGDVAYGWAMEDHAGICKLIANARTGELLGAHLIGRDSSNLIQPLVQGMSFGLRAHEMARGQYWIHPALAEVVENALLGLDVPGQRAD